The segment GGTTTTCTAGAATCATTTCGAAGCTGAAGCTACACGGAGTTACGTCACCACAAAGCTGTTCTCGGTCTATTCTCTCACTCACGACTAGAATCCCTTTGTCTGTCTTCAGCTCTGTGTACTGAATGCTTTCTCCGGTCACGATACGGGCCCGGCCCGCTCGGAGCCGTTTCAAATCTAACCCCAGGTCTTGAGCTACGTTACCGATAAGAGATCCTGTCTTCATCTCCTCCGGAATGGAATACCGGATTTGTCCACTGACAATATGAATGAAATTCAGGAGAAAAATCAGTACTTGCCACCGTAGTCCACACAAACGCCATTTTAGGCATTTATGTTGAAGGAATCCTTCAAATGTCATAGCCAAACAAGAATAAATCCTACACGAATATTCCTTATACTAGATCCAGAGAAACGGTGAGGAAATAAGTAGATGTTTCGCTTTAGCCTAGCCTCTTTTTACGTGATCTTTGTTATATATTGATCAGAGCGAGTGTATCTGTGTCGTGCCCCGCCTCGTATGAAGTGCAgatattctctccctctcctctggtaGAGCGCAATGATAGGGGAGGGGACTCCACTGACTGACAACATTGGACACAATTTATTTCACTGATCAACAGCGGCCCTCGGAGTCTAAAACATGAACACCGCATGACACTTGAACATGTAAAACCGTTGAGAAATGATTAAACACGTGCAGTATTTTTCCCCCCAAAATAATGTATATTAATCATACTGTCTTAACACTTCACTTTCTGCAATCGAAATAAATGCATGTTTCATCTCTACAATTATATGAACATTAAAATAAATACCGACAATTTCATAGCCTACTAAAAACTTCCACCACCCCATCAACTTCAGAATGGATCGTGCGTAAAAGAGGATTCCACAACCGTCCTAACTATGACAGAACACTACAAACCAAAACTGATAGGGCCTATGTTGAAAGTAATTCGTAAATGCTCAAATCTATAGCGACATTTGTCCAATAGACTGACGTAAGAACCAGGAATAATACACTGCGTGAGAGAGCGAAGGAGCCCCCTTCTGCAATAAAGACAGAAGGGTCGCTGTCCTCAAAGGGTGGTTCTGAACCTGCATTGCAGCACTACAGAATGACCAATATATCACAAGCACTTCTGCTCAGTTCGAAATACATTTCAACAAGCTCAGCAGACATACAACTCAGCAGACATACAACACTAGCCAAAATCTTTTCATTggaaaatatataaatacattatCCTTGAAATAACACTGTAATATTACGAAGAGAGAGCAACCCAACCTCTGAGATACAGACAAAGTGTCAGGCACCAGATGAAAATAGttgcaaatataaaataaattatatttttaaGATGTACTCCAAAAAAATAGGTAATTTGTTAAACTCCAATTAACTCACTTCTAGTGGGGAGTCTGGTTCATCCAGGATGTTCTGTTCACTCTGCATCCGCTGCATCGTCCCTGTAGAACTGGGGTCCATTATCAGTACGTTCTGACTACAGGGTCTGGCAAACTGACAGTCACTCTTTCTGGAGTCAGTCGTCCTGCACACCTCGTAATTGTACACGTGCTGTAGAGTTCCTGTCCCCAAAGTGTCTGCGTAACGCGGTGGATAATACGGAATAACCGGGAGGTTGGAATGATAGAGGATGCGAGACTGTCTCCATCTGTATATTTTCACTGATATAATAACAACTAAACACGTGATGAACAGAAATGAGACTACAGCCAAAGCCAAGACCAAGTAAAAAGTCAGGTTGTCATTGTACTCCTTGTCGTGCATAACGTCAGTGAACTCCGAGAGCACTTCAGGGAAGCTGTCCGCCACCGCCACGTTTACATTGACTGTAGCTGAACGAGAGGGCTGCCCGTTGTCCTCCACTACAACAGTGAGCCTTTGTTTCACAGCATCTTTGTCATTGACTTGGCGTATAGTTCTAATTTCCCCATTCTGCAAGCCCACTTCAAACAGCGCCCTGTCTGTCGTTTTCTGCAGTTTATAAGAAAGCCAGGCATTCTGTCCAGAGTCCACATCAACAGCCACCACTTTAGTTACAAGATAGCCCACATCTGCTGAACGAGGCACCATTTCAGCCACCAGAGAGCTGCTAGTCTGGACTGGGTACAGAACCTGAGGCACGTTGTCGTTCTGATCTTGAATTAATATGTTGACACTCACATTGCTACTGAGTGAAGGAGAGCCTCCATCTTGCGCCTTAACTACGAGTTTAAGTTGTTTTATTTGTTCATAATCAAAGGAGCGCACCGCATGTAAAACTCCGGTTTCAGAGTTAATGGTTATGTACGTGGATACTGGAGCTCCACTGATTTGCGTGTCCTCCAAGAGGTACGATATTCTCGCGTTCTGATTCCAGTCAGAGTCCAGcgcactgacagtaaatatggacATTCCAGGAGAGTTATTCTCTTTGGCGTAAGCTGAGTATGAGCTCTGATGAAACAACGGGGCATTGTCATTTACGTCGGAGATTCTAAGATGTAAAGTCCTGGCGCTAGAGAGAGGAGGCGAACCAGAATCTGTAGCTGTAATAGTTATGTTGTATTCTGGTGTTGTTTCTCTGTCAAACCCTATATCAGAGATCAAATTGTAATAACTTGTTATCGACGATTTTATCTTGAACGGGAGGTTAGTATCTGTAGTGCATGAAATCTGTCCGTTCCTCTCTGAATCCCCGTCTTTTACATTTATAACGGCTATCGTAGTTCCAGGAGGAGCATCTTCAGACACAGGGCTGGAGAAAGACATGACGTTTATGACTGGTGCATTGTCATTAACATCAATAACTTCAATGACAATTTGGCTGGTGTCTGTAAATCCGCCCTGGTCTTTAGCTTCTACTCTAATATCATATTTCTTATCTTTTTCAAAATCGATATGCCCCAAAACGGATATGATTCCTATATCCTTATCTATGACAAATATATCCGCTATGCTCCCCTTCAATTTTGAAAAACTGTATGTTATTTGTCCATTTGATCCACTGTCTGCATCGCTGGCATTAACGGTTGTAATATAGGTTCCTTTCGGTGCGTTTTCCATCACAGTAGCCCTGTACACCGACTGGTTAAACACAGGCGCATTGTCATTGGCATCTAGGACATTGATCTCTATATTTACTGTGCCAGATCTCTGCGGATTTCCACCGTCTACAGCGATTAGCTTTAAAGAGAGACGAGGATGCTCCTCTCTGTCTAACGGTTTCTGGAGAACCATCTCTGCATATTTACTACCGTCTGGATTGGCAAGTTGTTTTAAAACAAAATTGTCATTTGGTGTTAATACATATTTCTGTAAATCATTAACGCCTACGTCGGGGTCCTCTGCGCTCTCTAATATAAAGCGCGCACCTATAGTGGCTGACTCACTGATTTCCAATTTTAAGTCACTATTTTGGAAGGTGGGGGCATGATCATTCACATCAAGAATTTCAACTGTAATACGATGCAGTTCAATAGGGTTTTCTAGAATCATTTCGAAGCTGAAGCTACACGGCGTGACGTCGCCACAAAGCTGCTCTCGGTCTATTCTCTCACTCACGACTAGAATCCCTTTGTCTGTCTTCAGCTCTGTGTACTGAATGCTTTCTACGGTCACGATACGGGCCCGTCCCGCTCGGAGCCGTTTCAAATCTAACCCCAGGTCTTGAGCTACGTTACCGATAAGAGAGCCTGTCTTCATCTCCTCCGGAATAGAATACCGGATTTGTCCACTGACAATATGACTGAAATACAGGAGGGAAAAAAGTACTTGCCACCGCAGTCCACACAAACGCCATGTTTTAGGTTGAAGAAGTCCTTTAAATTCCATAGCCAACAAAGAGTAACATTCACAAGTAATGTCTTATTGTGTATTCTCAAAAATTGTGAGCAAATACTATTCGATGTTTCGTTTCAATCCAGACTATATTCGCTGCCCTTTTGTAAATCTATGAATCAAAACGAGTGTGTCTATCTCGGTCGCGCCCCACTTCGTATGAAGCGCAGAGTCTCTTCGTCTCCGGTGGTAAAGCGCAGTGATAGGGGAGGGGTCTTCACTTCTTGACAACAACGGACagaaattatttcacttatcaacAGCGGCCCTCAGAGTCCAAAACATGAACATCATAAGACACTTGAACATGTAAATCCGTTCAGAAGTGATTAAACACTGGACAGAATTATTTTCTTTCCAAAATAATCTATATCCGAATCACTAGCTAAACACTTCACTTTCTGCAATCGAAATCAATGCAAGGTTCATCATTACAATGCTATGACCAACAAAGGGGGAAAAAACTACAATTTTAATGCCCACTAAAAAATGACACCATACCATCAACCTCATATTGGATAGTGGTAAAAAAAGTCAATATAACAGCCGTCCAAACCATGACTCAACACAACAAACCATAACCTATGAATGTTGACGGTAAAATGATTGGTAAATGCTAAAAAGTGTAGTGACATTATAGAAAGAGGTAAGAACCAGGGACAGTACACTGTACAGTGTGAGAGAGCGAAGCCGCCCTCTGCTGCTATGAAGACAGAAGTGTCACTGTCCATAAAGGGTGGTGCTGAAACGGCATTACAGCGCTACCGATTGACCAATATATCACAAGCACTTCTGCCCAGTTCGAAATACATTTTACAAGCTCAGCAGACATACAACTCAGCAGACATACAACTCAGCAGACATACAACTCAGCAGACATACAACTCAGCAGACATACAACTCAGCAGACATACAGCTCAGCAGACATACAGCTCAGCAGACATACAACTCAGCAGACATACAACTCAGCAGACATACAGCTCAGCAGACATACAGCTCAGCAGACATACAACTCAGCAGACATACAACTCAGCAGACATACAACTCAGCAGACATACAACTCAGCAGACATACAACTCAGCAGACATACAGCTCAGCAGACATACAGCTCAGCAGACATACAACTCAGCAGACATACAACACGAGCCTAAACCTTTTCATAggtaacaaaaaaatacataatcAATGATTTACCGGAATAAAATTACAAAGAGAGAGCAACCCAACATCTGAGATACCGATAGAAAGAGTAAGACACCCGGAGGAAATAGTTCATAATTTAAAAAGGCAAATTGTAAATATGTAACTACTCAAACAAAATGTACTTCATTATTTAAACTGCAATAAACTCACCTCTAATGGAGAGTCAGGTTCATCCAGGATGTTCTTTTCGTTCTGCATCCGCTGCATCGTCCCTGTAGAACTGGGGTCCATTATCAGTACGTTCTGACTACAGGGTCTGGCGAACTGACAGTCACTCTTTCTGGAGTCAGTCGTCCTGCACACCTCGTAATTGTACACGTGCTGTAGAGTTCCCGTCCCCAAAGTGTCTGCGTAACACGGTGGATAATATGGAATAACCGGGAGGTTGGAATGATAGAGGATGCGAGACTGTCTCCATCTGTATATTTTCACTGATATAATTACAACTAAACACGCGATGAACAGAAATGAGACTACAGCCAAGGCCAAGACTAAGTAAAAAGTCAGGTTGTCATTGTACTCCTTGTCGTGCGTAAAGTCAGTGAACTCCGAGAGCACTTCAGGGAAGCTGTCCGCCACCGCCACGTTAACATTGACTGTAGCTGAACGAGAGGGCTGCCCGTTGTCCTCCACTACAACAGTGAGCCTTTGTTTCACAGCATCTTTATCATTGACTTGGCGTATAGTTCTTATTTCACCATTCTGTAAGCCCACTTCAAACAGCGCTCTGTCTGTCGCTTTCTGCAGTTTATAAGAAAGCCAGGCATTCTGTCCAGAGTCCACATCAACAGCCACCACTTTAGTTACAAGATAACCCACATCTGCTGAACGGGGCACCATTTCAGCCACCAGAGAGCTGCTAGTCTGGACTGGGTACAGAACCTGAGGCGCGTTGTCGTTCTGATCTTGAATAAAGATGTTGATACTCACATTGCTACTGAGTGGAGGAGAGCCTCCGTCTTGCGCCTTAACTACGAGTTTAAGCTGTTTTATTTGTTCATAATCAAAGGAACGCACCGCATGTAAAACTCCGGTCTCAGAGTTAATGGATATATAAGTAGAGACTGGAGTTCCACTGATCTGCGTGTCTTCCAACACGTACGATATTCTCGCGTTTTGGTTCCAGTCAGAGTCCCGCGCGCTGACAGTAAATATGGACATTCCAGGAGAGTTATTCTCTGTGACGTAAGCAAAGTAGGGACCTTTATCGAACAATGGGGCATTGTCATTTACATCAGAGATTCTAAGGTGTAATGTCCTGGCGCTAGAGAGAGGAGGCGAACCAGAATCTGTCGCTGTTATAGTTATGTTGTATTCGGCCACCGCTTCTCGGTCAAAAATCGAATCTGTTATCAAATTGTAGTAATTAGTCAATGAGGATTTGATCTTAAATGGAAGGTTAGTATCTATAGAGCATGTAATCTGTCCGTTTCTCTCTGAATCAGTATCTTTAACATTTATAATAGCAATAGTTGTGCCGGGTGGAGCATCTTCAGACACAGGGCTGGAGAAAGACATGACGTTTATAACTGGTGCGTTGTCATTAACATCAATAACTTCAATGACAACTTTACTAGAGTCTgttaaacctccctggtctttagcTTCAACTCTAACTTCATATTTCTTATCTTTCTCGAAATCTATCTGGCCCGAAACAGATATGATTCCTGAGTTTTGATCTATGACAAATATGTCCGCTATACTACCCTTCAACTTCGAAAAACTGTAGGTTATTTGTCCGTTTGTGTCGCGGTCTGCGTCACTGGCATTCACGGTTGTAATATAAATGCCCTTTGCAGCGTTTTCCACCACAGCAGCCCTGTACACTGACTGGTTAAACACAGGCGCATTGTCATTGACATCTAGGACAGTGATCTCTATATTTACTGTGCCAGATCTCTGCGGATTTCCACCGTCTACAGCGATTAGCTTTAAAGAGAGACGAGGAAGCTCCTCTCTATCTAATGGTTTCTGGAGGAACATCTCAGCATATTTACTGCCGTCTGGATTCGCATGTTGCTTGAGAATGAAATTATCGTTCGGAGTCAAAATGTAATTCTGTAGGGCGTTTAGGCCTACATCAGGGTCCTCTGCACTTTCCAATAGAAATCGTGATCCAACGGTAGCCGATTCGCTGATTTCAAAATGTATGCCTTTATTTGGAAAAGCAGGAGCATGATCATTTACATCTATTATTTCTACAGTCACACGATGGAGCTCCATTGGATTTTCTAGAATCATTTCGAAGCTGAAGCTACACGGCGTGACGTCGCCACAAAGCTGCTCTCGGTCTATTCTCTCACTCACGACTAGAATCCCTTTGTCTGTCTTCAGCTCTGTGTACTGAATGCTTTCTCCGGTCACGATACGGGCCCGGCCCGCTCGGAGCCGTTTCAAATCTAACCCCAGGTCTTGAGCTACGTTACCGATAAGAGAGCCTGTCTTCATCTCCTCCGGAATAGAATACCGGATTTGTCCTCTGACAATATGACTGAGATACAGGAGGGAAATGAGTACTTGCCACTGCAGTCCACACAAACGCCATGTTTTAGGTTGAATGAATCCTTTATATTCCATAGTCAACAAAGAATAACATCCACACGAATATTTCTTATATGATATCctcaaaaatggtgagcaaataCTATTCGATGTTTCGTTTCAATCCAGACTATTTTCACTGTCCTTTTCTTATCTATGGATCAAAACGAGTATGTCGGTCTCTCCGCGCCTCGTATGAAGCGCAGTCACTCCGTCTCCTCTGGTAGAGCACAGTGATAGGGAGGGGACTCCACTGACTGACAACACTGGACATAAATTATTTCACTGATCAACAGCGGCCCTCAGAGTCCAAAACATGAATATCATAAGAAACTTGGACATGTAAAACGTTCCCGAAGTGATTAAACACTGGACAGAATGATTTTCTTTCCAAAAGTATCAATGTCAAATCACTAGCTAAACACTTCACTTTTTCAATATAAGTACATGAAGGTTCATCACTACAAAGCTTTGACCAAGAATGGAAAGAAACTGCCATTTTATAACTTAGAAAAAAAGTATACTAACCCATTAACTTCAGATTGGATCGTGCGTAAAAACAAGTCAATGGAACACCCGTTCAAACCATGACTCACTACAACAAACCAATACCGATGTATGTTGACAGTAATATGCTTGGTAAGTGATCAAATCTATAGCGACATTATAGACTAAGGTAAGATCCAGGGATAATACAGTGTGAGAGATTGAAGCAGGGCTCTGCTGCGGTAAAGACGTGTTCTTGTCCACACAGGGAGGTGGTGAAACGGCATGACAGCGCTACAGAATGATCAATATCTCACCAGCACTTGTGCTCTGCTCGAAATAGGTTACATTTATAAGAACTCAGCAGACATACAACAGGAACCTAAACCTTTTTATATGTTATCAAAAAAATACATAACACTTGCTTTACCCCTAAAaaatgacaaagagagagagtaacCCAATCTCTGAGTTACCGATAAAAAGAGTAAGAACACCGGGGAAAATAGTTCAACATGTAAATGAAGGCATGTTGTAAAGAGGTACTCAAACAACATGAGCTACTTCGTCTGAATTCCAATCAACTCACCTCCAGTGGAGAGGCTGGTTCATCCAGGATGTGCTTTTCACTCTGCATCCGCTGCATCGTCCCTGTAGAGCTGGGGTCCATTATCAGTACGTTCTGACTACAGGGTCTGGCGAACTGACAGTCACTCTTTCTGGAGTCAGTCGTCCTGCACACCTCGTAATTGTACACGTGCTGTAGAGTTCCTGTCCCCAAAGTGTCTGCGTAACGCGGTGGATAATACGGAATAACCGGGAGATTGGAATGATAGAGGATGCGAGACTGTCTCCATCTGTATATTTTCACTGATATAATAACCACTAAACACGTGATGAACAGAAATGAGACTACAGCCAAAGCCAAGACTAAGTAAAAAGTCAGGTTGTCATTGTACTCCTTGTCGTGCGTAAAGTCAGTGAACTCCGAGAGCACTTCAGGGAAGCTGTCCGCCACCGCCACGTTAACATTGACTGTAGCTGAACGAGAGGGCTGCCCGTTGTCCTCCACTACAACAGTGAGCCTTTGTTTCACAGCATCTTTATCATTGACTTGGCGTATAGTTCTAATTTCCCCATTCTGTAAGCCCACTTCAAACAGCGCCCTGTCTGTCGCTTTCAGCAGTTTATACGAGAGCCAGGCATTCTGTCCGGAGTCCACATCAACAGCCACCACTTTAGTTACAAGATAGCCCACATCTGCTGAACGGGGCACCATTTCAGCCACCAGAGAGCTGCTAGTCTGGACTGGGTACAAAACCTGAGGCGCGTTGTCATTCTGATCACGGATACTAATTTTGACTGTGGCATTGCTGCTGAGAGAAGGGGAGCCTCCATCTTGAGCTTTGATATACATCTCAAACGATTTAGTTTGCTCATAATCAAAGGAGCGCACCGCCTGGATGACACCTGTCTCTGCATTAACGGAGATGTAAGACGATATTGGATTTCCATTTAATTGAGATTCTATGAGCAGGTAGGACACGCGTGCATTTTGACCCCAATCTAAGTCGTGGGCTCTCACAGAAAACACGGACCCCCCCGGAGAGTTGTTTTCCATCACATTCGCAGTGTATAAACTCAGCTCAAAAACGGGCGCGTTGTCATTAACATCTGAGATTCTCAGTGTGATGGATTTACTCGCGGAGAGGGGCGGGGTACCCTCATCTACGGCTGTGAATGTGATGTTATATTCGACATTGCGCTCTCTGTCCAAAACACCATCCGTCACAAGGGTGTAATAGCTCTTTAAAGACGACTGGATGGCAAACGGGATCTTAGTATTTATCGAACAATCTACCTTTCCGTTTTTATCAGAATCTATGTCTTTGACATTTATTATAGCCACGGTAGTGCCACTGATCGCATCCTCGGATACTGGACTCGAGAATGACGTCAGTGTAATCAAGGGGACATTGTCGTTCACATCAATAACGTCAATTATTACTTTTGTGGAAGCACTTTGTCCTCCTTGGTCTTTGGCTTGCACGCCGAGTTCGTAGTGTTTATTTTTTTCATAATCAATTggtccactgactgttatgtcgCCTGTATTTTCATGCAATGCAAAAAGCTCAGCAAAATTATTGGACATGCGCGTAAAATAGTAAGTAACTTGACCATATAAGCCTTCGTCTCGGTCTGTTGCGCGGATGGTTGTCACTAATgttcctttaggtgcattttctGTTACTGTCGCCTTGAAATTAGGTTGTGTAAAAACAGGGACATTATCATTGGCATCAAGTACTGATATTTGTATTTTAAGTGTCCCAGATCTCTGCGGTTCACCGCCATCCACAGCAGTCAATGTCAGAGGCAGGTTATCATTTTTCTCTCGGTCTAAAGGCGCAAACAGATACATCTCCACATATTTACTGCCGTCGGAACCAGTCTGGATTTTAATGTTGAAATTATCGGTAGGGTGCAATGTGTAGCCTTGAAGCGCGTTGATACCAACGTCGGTATCTGTCGCACTCTCCTGCAATATCGGTGTCCCCGGTAGAGCAGACTCAGAGATATCTAATTTGATTTCCTTTTCGTTAAAAAAGGGGGCATTATCGTTAACATCTAGTATTTCTACTAGAATACTATGCAGCTGCATCGGATTCATCATAATCATCTCGAAGCTCAAGCTGCAGGGCGATGTCTGCCCGCAAAGCTGCTCCCTGTCTATCCTCTCTCCCACGACCAGGGTCCCTTTGTCTACATCCAACCTGATATACTCGCTGCTATCACCACTAACAATGCGAGCACCTCCCGATTTCATTTGCTTAGCGTTCATTCCTAAATCCTCCGCCACATTTCCAACAAACGAGCCCTTTCTCATCTCCTCTTGAATAGAATAACGAATCTGCCCGAGAATCATCTGGAAAAGGCTAACAAGAATAAAGGCCTGTACTTGCCGTTTGAGACAGCGCCCATTTTTGGCAGATGCCGTGGCGTCAAACCAAAGCATCGAAATCCACATGATACAATAAGACCACACAAGCTGTATACACATGCGATGAAACACTGCTGGTCAATGTTGACGGTCTTAGAATCCATCCATTTAAAAGCTGGCGTCGACAAAACAGAATACTGGAAAAGGGAGACCCAAGAGGGCATTCGTGATGGTCCCTCAATCACTGACAAAATGAGAGAATATGGGAGGTACAGAGGAAGTAAAGCAGTATTTAAATCGACTGAAGTTTGCTTTTAAGACCAACAGCGGCCCTCTGAGTCCACTATAAGAATAGCTAGCAGGTAGTCAGTCAATGTAAAGACCTGAGAAACGCATGCATTTTCTCTCAAAGTTATGAATCAGAAACCGACTTTCAAATGTTATAAAACAATTTTTTAAAGTTATTTGCATGAGGAGAAAGAACACAAAAGGATAGATGATGTAAAAAGCATACACCATTTCTCGAATGTTCCTACAAACCGGAGGCACAAAATGCCAGATGACACCCTTTACCAAAGGAAGTTTTATGACATTTCAAAATTCACTGATGTTTTCCTAGGACAGAATTGGACATATTGAGATGTATTCCAACGCAATTTGCTATAATTTAAACTAGTTTAACTCACCTCTAGTGGGGAGGCTGGTTCATCCAGGATGTGCTTTTCACTCTGCATCCGCTGCATCGTCCCTGTAGAGCTGGGGTCCATTATCAGTACGTTCTGACTACAGGGTCTGGCGAACTGACAGTCACTCTTTCTGGAGTCAGTCGTCCTGCACACCTCGTAATTGTACACGTGCTGTAGAGTTCCTGTCCCCAAAGTGTCTGCGTAACGCGGTGGATAATACGGAATAACCGGGAGATTGGAATGATAGAGGATGCGAGACTGTCTCCATCTGTATATTTTCACGGATATAATAACCACTAAACATGTGATGAACAGAAATGAGACTACAGCCAAAGCCAAGACTAAGTAAAAAGTCAGGTTGTCATTGTATTCCTTGTCGTGCGTAAAGTCAGTGAACTCCGAGAGCACTTCAGGGAAGCTGTCCGCCACCGCCACGTTAACATTGACTGTAGCTGAACGAGAGGGCTGCCCATTGTCCTCCACTACAACAGTGAGCCTTTGTTTCACAGCATCTTTATCATTGACTTGGCGTGTAGTTCTTATTTCTCCATTCTGTAAGCCCACTTCAAACAG is part of the Salvelinus fontinalis isolate EN_2023a chromosome 6, ASM2944872v1, whole genome shotgun sequence genome and harbors:
- the LOC129857957 gene encoding protocadherin gamma-A3-like isoform X17, whose amino-acid sequence is MEYKGFIQPKTWRLCGLQWQVLISLLYLSHIVRGQIRYSIPEEMKTGSLIGNVAQDLGLDLKRLRAGRARIVTGESIQYTELKTDKGILVVSERIDREQLCGDVTPCSFSFEMILENPMELHRVTVEIIDVNDHAPAFPNKGIHFEISESATVGSRFLLESAEDPDVGLNALQNYILTPNDNFILKQHANPDGSKYAEMFLQKPLDREELPRLSLKLIAVDGGNPQRSGTVNIEITVLDVNDNAPVFNQSVYRAAVVENAAKGIYITTVNASDADRDTNGQITYSFSKLKGSIADIFVIDQNSGIISVSGQIDFEKDKKYEVRVEAKDQGGLTDSSKVVIEVIDVNDNAPVINVMSFSSPVSEDAPPGTTIAIINVKDTDSERNGQITCSIDTNLPFKIKSSLTNYYNLITDSIFDREAVAEYNITITATDSGSPPLSSARTLHLRISDVNDNAPLFDKGPYFAYVTENNSPGMSIFTVSARDSDWNQNARISYVLEDTQISGTPVSTYISINSETGVLHAVRSFDYEQIKQLKLVVKAQDGGSPPLSSNVSINIFIQDQNDNAPQVLYPVQTSSSLVAEMVPRSADVGYLVTKVVAVDVDSGQNAWLSYKLQKATDRALFEVGLQNGEIRTIRQVNDKDAVKQRLTVVVEDNGQPSRSATVNVNVAVADSFPEVLSEFTDFTHDKEYNDNLTFYLVLALAVVSFLFIACLVVIISVKIYRWRQSRILYHSNLPVIPYYPPCYADTLGTGTLQHVYNYEVCRTTDSRKSDCQFARPCSQNVLIMDPSSTGTMQRMQNEKNILDEPDSPLEQKPPNADWRFTQGQRPGPSGAGGPPEMAMGTGPWPNPPTEAEQLQALMAAANEVSEATATLGPGTMGLSTRYSPQFTLQHVPDYRQNVYIPGSTATLTSNPQQQQQQQMLMQQQMAAQHQALQAQPSEASAQPEPPKAAQTPASKKKSTKKEKK
- the LOC129857957 gene encoding protocadherin gamma-A2-like isoform X1 gives rise to the protein MCIQLVWSYCIMWISMLWFDATASAKNGRCLKRQVQAFILVSLFQMILGQIRYSIQEEMRKGSFVGNVAEDLGMNAKQMKSGGARIVSGDSSEYIRLDVDKGTLVVGERIDREQLCGQTSPCSLSFEMIMMNPMQLHSILVEILDVNDNAPFFNEKEIKLDISESALPGTPILQESATDTDVGINALQGYTLHPTDNFNIKIQTGSDGSKYVEMYLFAPLDREKNDNLPLTLTAVDGGEPQRSGTLKIQISVLDANDNVPVFTQPNFKATVTENAPKGTLVTTIRATDRDEGLYGQVTYYFTRMSNNFAELFALHENTGDITVSGPIDYEKNKHYELGVQAKDQGGQSASTKVIIDVIDVNDNVPLITLTSFSSPVSEDAISGTTVAIINVKDIDSDKNGKVDCSINTKIPFAIQSSLKSYYTLVTDGVLDRERNVEYNITFTAVDEGTPPLSASKSITLRISDVNDNAPVFELSLYTANVMENNSPGGSVFSVRAHDLDWGQNARVSYLLIESQLNGNPISSYISVNAETGVIQAVRSFDYEQTKSFEMYIKAQDGGSPSLSSNATVKISIRDQNDNAPQVLYPVQTSSSLVAEMVPRSADVGYLVTKVVAVDVDSGQNAWLSYKLLKATDRALFEVGLQNGEIRTIRQVNDKDAVKQRLTVVVEDNGQPSRSATVNVNVAVADSFPEVLSEFTDFTHDKEYNDNLTFYLVLALAVVSFLFITCLVVIISVKIYRWRQSRILYHSNLPVIPYYPPRYADTLGTGTLQHVYNYEVCRTTDSRKSDCQFARPCSQNVLIMDPSSTGTMQRMQSEKHILDEPASPLEQKPPNADWRFTQGQRPGPSGAGGPPEMAMGTGPWPNPPTEAEQLQALMAAANEVSEATATLGPGTMGLSTRYSPQFTLQHVPDYRQNVYIPGSTATLTSNPQQQQQQQMLMQQQMAAQHQALQAQPSEASAQPEPPKAAQTPASKKKSTKKEKK
- the LOC129857957 gene encoding protocadherin gamma-A2-like isoform X2, whose translation is MCIQLVWSYCIMWISMLWFDATASAKNGRCLKRQVQAFILVSLFQMILGQIRYSIQEEMRKGSFVGNVAEDLGMNAKQMKSGGARIVSGDSSEYIRLDVDKGTLVVGERIDREQLCGQTSPCSLSFEMIMMNPMQLHSILVEILDVNDNAPFFNEKEIKLDISESALPGTPILQESATDTDVGINALQGYTLHPTDNFNIKIQTGSDGSKYVEMYLFAPLDREKNDNLPLTLTAVDGGEPQRSGTLKIQISVLDANDNVPVFTQPNFKATVTENAPKGTLVTTIRATDRDEGLYGQVTYYFTRMSNNFAELFALHENTGDITVSGPIDYEKNKHYELGVQAKDQGGQSASTKVIIDVIDVNDNVPLITLTSFSSPVSEDAISGTTVAIINVKDIDSDKNGKVDCSINTKIPFAIQSSLKSYYTLVTDGVLDRERNVEYNITFTAVDEGTPPLSASKSITLRISDVNDNAPVFELSLYTANVMENNSPGGSVFSVRAHDLDWGQNARVSYLLIESQLNGNPISSYISVNAETGVIQAVRSFDYEQTKSFEMYIKAQDGGSPSLSSNATVKISIRDQNDNAPQVLYPVQTSSSLVAEMVPRSADVGYLVTKVVAVDVDSGQNAWLSYKLLKATDRALFEVGLQNGEIRTIRQVNDKDAVKQRLTVVVEDNGQPSRSATVNVNVAVADSFPEVLSEFTDFTHDKEYNDNLTFYLVLALAVVSFLFITCLVVIISVKIYRWRQSRILYHSNLPVIPYYPPRYADTLGTGTLQHVYNYEVCRTTDSRKSDCQFARPCSQNVLIMDPSSTGTMQRMQSEKHILDEPASPLEQKPPNADWRFTQGQRPGPSGAGGPPEMAMGTGPWPNPPTEAEQLQALMAAANVSEATATLGPGTMGLSTRYSPQFTLQHVPDYRQNVYIPGSTATLTSNPQQQQQQQMLMQQQMAAQHQALQAQPSEASAQPEPPKAAQTPASKKKSTKKEKK